The DNA region GCATGCCTTTCCGGTCTTGCTGAGGCCCCCATCCGTTACATAGCTGATGACGCTCTCACCTTCCTTCAGCGGGAAATCCGCCGGGGCAACCGCTATGACGGCATTATCATGGATCCCCCCTCCTTTGGACGTGGCAAGAAAGGTGAACTCTGGAAACTCTCCGAGCATCTTCCCTTCCTGATCGACACGGCTCAGGAGGCGCTCTCCGAGCAACCCCTCTTTCTCCTGCTGAATACCTACAGCGACACTCTGGACGACATTGCCCAATCCATGATCTCCAAACGCCTTTCCCGCCTCGGCGGATCAGTGGAGACCATGCAACTCTCGTTAATCGGAACAAGGGATCACCAAATGCTCCCTTGCGGACTCTCACACCGATGGAGGGGGATGCCTTGATGACGCCTTGCCAACAAGCTCACTTCTGCGATTCTTAAATCAACATCTCCCTACTCCAACTCCTATTCAACTCCGCAAAACCATGACTGACTCCACGAATTACTCCAGCGCCTCCGAAAAGCTCGAAAGCAGCCAGGCCCACGCCAAAAAAGCCCTTGAGACCACCGCCGCGGCCGCCCGCGAAGTGGCTGAAGTAGCCAAGTCCAGCGCCCGCTCAGCCTACGCAACTGGACGAGTGGAGCTCGAAGCCGCCGCTAAGGATCTTAAGGAAGCCGCACGCTCCACCTACGCCGATCTTTCCCAGACAGCCAAAGCCAAGTACGGAGATCTCTCCCAAGAAGCTATCGATCGTTATGGCAATATTGCTCATCGTGCCGAAGAGGCAGCATTGGAGTACCGCGACCAGTTCGAGGAACTCGCCAACCAGGCCGAGGATTATGTCCGGGACAATCCTTTCCGTGCTGTCGGCATCACCTTTGCCGCAGGGCTCGTGTTAGGACTGCTCCTGCGTCGCCGCTAGAGTGGAGCTTTTCTTTTATTTTTTCTTTTCACAGCACGATCAGGTTCACCCGTTATGAGGAATTCCCAGGATCTGCCGGGCGGCATTCCCTCCAGAGTGACGGGACTTGCCGCCGGATTGTTGCGCCATCTCTTCTCTCTTGGCTCCCTGGCTGCACTGGAAGGTCGTCTTTTTGTCCGTCAGAGCATCGCGGGAGTCATTCTCCTGATGGCGATCGTCCTGGTGGCCATGATCTCCTATATCGCCCTGATCGGAGCCTTGATTGCACTGCTGGCCACCTACCTCAAGTGGGGATGGCCGGTCTCGCTCGCCGCTGCCGGACTGCTCCATCTGGGAATCTTGGGTATACTCTATCAGATGCTACGCGCCCGGGTGATCAATCCGCGCCCCTTTGAGGCGACCACAGCGGAACTGCGTCGCGATATCGAGGCCTTGGGAAGCACCACCGGCAACGACCCATTCTCAACTTCTACTACGCCCCACACTTCCAACTTTCCCACAACACGATGAATGCACCGGAGACTGAACTTTTCAAACTCCAGCAGAGCGTCCGGGAAAGCCGGATTGTTATCTCCCGCCAGTACGCCGGACTCCTCTCGGATCTGGACATCCAGAAGCGCTTTACCGAATCCGTCCGCCATCATCCCCTGCGTTGGGTCGGCGGGGCCGCGACGGCGGGATTGATCGCCACGCTCTTTGGTGGCCGTGGTGGCCGTGGTGGACATCGAAGCCGATTAGGCCGTCAAGAGACATCTCCCGGCACAAAACAAAAGACCTCCGAGACAGTCGCCTCTGCCTCCGTGCAAACAGTCGGTGCCCTTACCACGCTGAGCAAGGTCGGATGGATCTCCGGAGCGCTGGAAGTGGGGAAGATTTTGTATCCGATCCTGAAGCCTCTTGTCGTCGAACTTGCCACGAATGCAGCCAAGGCAGGACTAGCTAAACGGGGACGACCCTAGTTAGAAATTCTCGCGTTCAATTGGTTTTTCCACCCCCATGAGTTCATTCTCCGACCCCGCATTACTGGGTCACGTCGATGATTATCTGAATCTTGGCAAAGAGGCTGATGCCTCCGACATCCATCTCAGCGTTTCCAGTCCTCCGACCTGCCGCCGCTACGGGGCACTTCTTCCGATGTGGGAAAACGCCCCCAAACTCACCGCCGAGGACACCGAGTCACTGGTGAAGGGGTTCCTAGACGAACAGCAGTGGCAACGGCTTATCGATCAGGGCGACGTCGATTTCGCCTATAACAACGCCAGCGGCCGCTTCCGCACCAGCGTGGTACGCCAGCGACTTGGTTACGATCTGGCCTTCCGCATCATTACGAGCAACCTCAGGACGCTCGATGAGCTGGGAATGCCTCATCAGCTGAAGCTGCTCACCCAGTATCACAATGGACTCGTCCTGGTCACCGGACCCATGGGTAGCGGTAAGACCACGACGCTTGCGGCACTTGTTCAGGAGATCAACATCCACCGAGGCGATCATATCATCACGCTGGAAGAGCCGATCGAATATATCATTCCCTCTGCCCGCTGCCAGGTAACCCAGCGCGAAGTCCATACGCACACCAAATCCTTTGCAGCGGCACTCCGGGGCGCTCTCCGTGAGGATCCGGATGTCATCATGGTCGGCGAGATGCGCGACCTCGAGACTATCCAGTTGGCCATCTCGGCCTCGGAGACAGGTCACTTGGTTCTCGGCACCCTTCACACGAGCAATGCCCCCCGTACCCTGGACCGCCTGCTCGACGTCTTCCCCGCCGACCAGCGCGACCAGATCCGCATGATGGTGAGTGAATCGCTCCGCGGCATTGTCAGCCAGCAGCTCATTCCCAGGGCCGACGGCATGGGACGTGCCGTCGCCATGGAGATCATGCTCAACTCTCCGGCCATCGGAAACGTCATCCGCGAGGCAAAGACGTTCATGCTTCCCGGCATTATTCAGACCGGAAAGAAAGCCGGCATGATCCTGATGGACGAGTCCGTGGCCGAGCTCTACCGCAAAAGAATCATCACCGCCGAGGAGGCCCTCTACCGTGCGGAGAACAAGACCGAGATGCGTATCGTCATCGGGGCCTGAACCTATTTAGCAGCCATGGCATACATCGACGAACTCTTCCAGGCACTCATCGAAAACGGCGCCTCCGATCTGCATCTCTCCGAGGGACAGCCCCCGAAAATCCGCAAACACGGAGAAATCGTGCCCATCTGGGCAGAGTCAGCTCCCCTCACCCGCGAACAGATGGCCTACATGCTCAGCGAGATCTGCACGCCCGAGAAATGGCAGAAGTACGAGGAATGCGGCGATCTTGATTTCGCCTACCAGATGGATGAGAACAGCCGTTTTCGCTGCAACTACCTCAAGCAGGCGCACGGCTACGGCGCGGTCTTCCGTATCATTCCCACCAAGATACTCACACTTGAGCAGCTCAACGTCCCGGAAGTGATCAAGGAATTCGGCGATATGCGCGGCGGCATTGTCCTGGTGACCGGGCCCACCGGATCAGGCAAAAGCACCACGCTCGCGGCCCTGATCGACTACATCAACACCAACTACGGGCGCCACATCGTCACCATCGAGGAGCCGATCGAGTTCGTCCACCGCAACAAGCGGAGCATCATCACACAGCGCGAGGTTCCGGAGCACGCCCCCTCCTTCGCCGCAGGTCTGAAGGCAGCTCTCCGCGAGGATGCCGACATCGTCCTTGTCGGTGAGATGCGCGATCTGGAGACCATCTCCCTAGCCCTAACCGCAGCCGAAACGGGACTCCTGGTCTTCGGCACCCTGCACACCAACAATGCCCGCAAGACGGTCGACCGCATGATCGACGCCTTCCCTGCCGATCAGCAGGCGCAGGTCCGCACCATGCTGGCATCCTCACTGCGAGGGGTCGTGGCCCAGCTTCTTTTCAAGAAAGCCGACGGCAAGGGACGCGTCGCCATCAACGAAATTCTCAAAGTGAACAATGCCGTCTCCGCCATCATCCGCGAGGGAGCGACCCAGAAGCTTCAGGATGTCATCGTGGCCGGCAAATCCGAGGGGATGCAGTTCATGGATGACGCCATCTGGGAAAAGATGCTGGATGGCACAATCAGTCCGCATGAGGCCTATATGAAAGCGATCGATAAGAAGCGCTTCCAGGGTGCTCTTCCCCCCGAAGAAGCGGATCTGGCCAACGCCTCTGGCGTGTAGGCGTGTAGGCGTCTAGCCCATCCGTCATGAAAAAGAAAATCCTGCTGATCGATGTCAGCAACTCCTTCACCAAGATCGCTCTGGCGAGTGATGGAAAGATCGGACGAGTCACTAAGATCGCAACTTCCGAACTCACACCGGATCTTTTCCGGGGAACCAGGGCCAAACTGGATCTGGCCGTCATTTCCTCCGTAGTGCCCGGGGTAAGCCGGATCATTGCCGGATCACTAACCTGCCGCCCTCTCTGGGTGGATTACCGGGTACCGGGAGGAGTCCCCGTCTCCTACCCGAATCCCCGCACGATCGGGGCGGACCGTCTGGCCAATGCCGCAGCCGCCGCGCAATGCGGGAAGCTTCCGGCCATAGTCGTCGATTTCGGAACGGCCGTGACCTTCGATGTCATTGATGCCAAGGGAAACTATCTGGGAGGGATCATAGCACCCGGACTCCCCATCGCCGCCAAGGCCCTCCACGAAGGGACCGCCCTTCTGCCACTCACCCGGATCCGGAAAATCACTTCGAGCGTTGGTAAAAGCACGGATGAGGCCATCCGGATCGGACTCCTACTGGGGGCTGTCGGACTCGTTCGAGAAGCAGTGGCTCGGATTACTCGAGAGACCTTCAAAGGTAAGAAGCCTTTCATCATCGCTACGGGGGGAGACGCAGAACTTGTAGCCCGACTCTCGGGACAGAATGGTGGGAGTAAGGTCATCGATCTCATTGATCTGGTCGATCCCCTGCTGACTCTTCGCGGGCTGCTGGTGATTGCGGAAAAAAACCTCTGATAGGCGCTCTTTTTGGAGGGGTCTTTCACTTGCCCTCTTGCCCGCATTGACCGCCAACCGTAACCTTTTCGGATGGCCCAGACCCCGTTCGTCCACCTCCACGTCCACAGCGAGTACTCGCTGCTGGACGGAGCGATCCGGATGGAGGAACTCGTCAAGAAGGCCGCAGAGCTGGAGATGCCGGCCATCGCTCTGACGGACCACGGGAATCTCTTCGGCACAGTCGAGTTCTATCAGGCGGCCGAGAAGGCCAAGGTAAAGCCCATCATCGGCTGCGAGATCTATGTCGCACCAGGGTCGATGCACGAAAAGAAGACGAGCAATGGAGGCAAGGATGCAGCCTTCCACATGACGCTCCTCGCTTCCGACGATGCCGGTTACCGGAACCTGGTGAAGCTCAGTACGGCGGCCCACCTCGAAGGCTTCTACTACAAGCCCCGCGTCGATCGCGAACTCCTGGCAAAGCATAGTCAGGGACTCATTGCCTTGAGCGGCTGCCTCAAGGGAGAGGTCAACATGGCCCTGAGCGAGGGACAGACCGCCAAGGCCCTCGAGACGGCGGCCACCTACCGGGACCTCTTCGGAAAGGAGAATTTCTTTATCGAGCTGGCCGACCATGGCATCGAGCAACAGCGGCGCAACCGCAGCGGGCTGATCGACATCTCCCGCGACCTCGGCCTCGGCTTGGTCGCCACTAACGACGTCCATTTCCTAGAGCGCTCCCATCACGAGGCCCACGACGTCATGATCTGTATTGGTACTGGGGCGATGATCCATGACGAGAAGCGGATGCGCTATGTTCCTGAGCTCTACTTCAAGAGCGGCGAGGAAATGGCCGCCCTCTTCGCCGATCAGCCTTCGTCCATCACCAATACCCTAGCCATCGCGGAACGTTGCAACGCCAAGCTCGAGTTCGGGAAGTCCAAATACCCCGACTACCTCCCTCCGGAGGGAAAGACGCGCGAAGGCTATCTGCGCGAACTCTGCGAAGAGGGACTCCGCAAGCGTTACGGCGAGCGGGCCATGGAGGATCCGGTCATCAGCGAGCGCTTCGAGTTCGAGCTCTCGGTCCTCTACAAGACAGGCTTCACCAGCTACTTCCTCATCGTCTGGGATTTCATCAACTACGCGAAGAGCCAGGGAATCCCCGTCGGACCGGGTCGTGGCTCGGCAGCCGGATCACTGATAGCCTATGTGCTCGGGATCACCGATCTCGACCCGCTGCGCTACGGACTGCTCTTCGAGCGATTCCTGAACCCCGACCGCATCAGCCCCCCCGATATCGACGTCGATTTCTGCCAGAATCGACGGGGAGAGGTGATTGAGTATGTCCGCCAGAAGTACGGCACTATGGCCGTCTCCCAGATCATCACCTTCGGCACCCTGGGAGCGAAGAGCGTCATCCGCGATGTCGGCCGCGTCCTTGGCTGGAGCTACGGCGACGCCGACCGCATCTCGCGGATGATCCCGAACGAGCTCGATATCACCCTCAACAGCATTGAGAAGAAAGGGGAGAAAAAACCCGGGGCGATCGACAAGAACCCCGAGCTGAAGAAAGCCGTCGAGGAGGAATCTTCCACCGCCCAGCTCTGGGGCTACGCCAGTATCCTCGAGGGTCTCTCCCGCAACAGCGGCGTCCATGCCGCGGGCATCGTCATCGCCGACCGCGATCTCTCCGAGTACATTCCCCTCACCCGGGCCAATGACGGCAACATTGTCAGCCAGTACTCCATGGCCCCACTCACGGATCTGGGCCTGCTCAAGATGGATTTCCTGGGACTGAAGACCCTCACCGTCATAGACGATGCCGTGAAGCTGATCCATCGGCATACACCCGACTTCGACATCTCGAAGCTCCCGATGGATGACCAGGCGACCTTTGATTTGCTTAACCGCGGCGAGTCGATCGGCGTCTTCCAGTTGGAGTCCGGCGGCATGGTCGCCACGGCTAAGCGCTTCCAGATCGAGCACTTCACCGACATCATCGCCCTGATCGCCCTCTACCGACCCGGACCGATGCAGTTCATCGACGACTACATCGATCGTAAGAAAGGGAGGAAGAAGATCGAGTACGCCCATCCCCTGCTCGAGAAGATCTGTTCGGAAACCTACGGCATCATCGTCTACCAGGAGCAGGTGCAGCAGGC from Verrucomicrobiota bacterium includes:
- the dnaE gene encoding DNA polymerase III subunit alpha; the protein is MAQTPFVHLHVHSEYSLLDGAIRMEELVKKAAELEMPAIALTDHGNLFGTVEFYQAAEKAKVKPIIGCEIYVAPGSMHEKKTSNGGKDAAFHMTLLASDDAGYRNLVKLSTAAHLEGFYYKPRVDRELLAKHSQGLIALSGCLKGEVNMALSEGQTAKALETAATYRDLFGKENFFIELADHGIEQQRRNRSGLIDISRDLGLGLVATNDVHFLERSHHEAHDVMICIGTGAMIHDEKRMRYVPELYFKSGEEMAALFADQPSSITNTLAIAERCNAKLEFGKSKYPDYLPPEGKTREGYLRELCEEGLRKRYGERAMEDPVISERFEFELSVLYKTGFTSYFLIVWDFINYAKSQGIPVGPGRGSAAGSLIAYVLGITDLDPLRYGLLFERFLNPDRISPPDIDVDFCQNRRGEVIEYVRQKYGTMAVSQIITFGTLGAKSVIRDVGRVLGWSYGDADRISRMIPNELDITLNSIEKKGEKKPGAIDKNPELKKAVEEESSTAQLWGYASILEGLSRNSGVHAAGIVIADRDLSEYIPLTRANDGNIVSQYSMAPLTDLGLLKMDFLGLKTLTVIDDAVKLIHRHTPDFDISKLPMDDQATFDLLNRGESIGVFQLESGGMVATAKRFQIEHFTDIIALIALYRPGPMQFIDDYIDRKKGRKKIEYAHPLLEKICSETYGIIVYQEQVQQAASALAGYTLGQADLLRRAMGKKDTEKMAKEREVFVEGCARVNQIPGKQANAIFDFLEKFAQYGFNKSHSAAYGLLSYQTAYLKANQPVEFMAGLLGNEINNTDKIATFVGECARMGIAILPPDVNRSALTFLPEEIPGAKAIRFGLAAIKNVGEAAMETAIADREANGPFKSLEDFCSRLDSRTVNKKILESLVKCGAFDWDSRHRAALDAAIEGAMGAAASVQKDRASGQVSLFDSFADLAPAPSKATSGNETTVERWTRSEMLGHEKELLGFYVTGHPLDDYRGNLESGSYGSVSEALAMTEPGSVKLAGLLSTVEKRFSKKDGRPFGILTLEDDSGTLELMAWDESFSKNEELLKPGTVLSCNARITPRDGSVRAMGSDFKALTPKASKRPLRLRMDRSRLIVDDLHAIHAAIKKHPGKRILILEIGTLSGAIVPLQLGEEFTVGDEMALRAELAPWLAKA
- a CDS encoding type III pantothenate kinase produces the protein MKKKILLIDVSNSFTKIALASDGKIGRVTKIATSELTPDLFRGTRAKLDLAVISSVVPGVSRIIAGSLTCRPLWVDYRVPGGVPVSYPNPRTIGADRLANAAAAAQCGKLPAIVVDFGTAVTFDVIDAKGNYLGGIIAPGLPIAAKALHEGTALLPLTRIRKITSSVGKSTDEAIRIGLLLGAVGLVREAVARITRETFKGKKPFIIATGGDAELVARLSGQNGGSKVIDLIDLVDPLLTLRGLLVIAEKNL
- a CDS encoding PilT/PilU family type 4a pilus ATPase, translating into MSSFSDPALLGHVDDYLNLGKEADASDIHLSVSSPPTCRRYGALLPMWENAPKLTAEDTESLVKGFLDEQQWQRLIDQGDVDFAYNNASGRFRTSVVRQRLGYDLAFRIITSNLRTLDELGMPHQLKLLTQYHNGLVLVTGPMGSGKTTTLAALVQEINIHRGDHIITLEEPIEYIIPSARCQVTQREVHTHTKSFAAALRGALREDPDVIMVGEMRDLETIQLAISASETGHLVLGTLHTSNAPRTLDRLLDVFPADQRDQIRMMVSESLRGIVSQQLIPRADGMGRAVAMEIMLNSPAIGNVIREAKTFMLPGIIQTGKKAGMILMDESVAELYRKRIITAEEALYRAENKTEMRIVIGA
- a CDS encoding type IV pilus twitching motility protein PilT, giving the protein MAYIDELFQALIENGASDLHLSEGQPPKIRKHGEIVPIWAESAPLTREQMAYMLSEICTPEKWQKYEECGDLDFAYQMDENSRFRCNYLKQAHGYGAVFRIIPTKILTLEQLNVPEVIKEFGDMRGGIVLVTGPTGSGKSTTLAALIDYINTNYGRHIVTIEEPIEFVHRNKRSIITQREVPEHAPSFAAGLKAALREDADIVLVGEMRDLETISLALTAAETGLLVFGTLHTNNARKTVDRMIDAFPADQQAQVRTMLASSLRGVVAQLLFKKADGKGRVAINEILKVNNAVSAIIREGATQKLQDVIVAGKSEGMQFMDDAIWEKMLDGTISPHEAYMKAIDKKRFQGALPPEEADLANASGV
- a CDS encoding phage holin family protein, with the translated sequence MRNSQDLPGGIPSRVTGLAAGLLRHLFSLGSLAALEGRLFVRQSIAGVILLMAIVLVAMISYIALIGALIALLATYLKWGWPVSLAAAGLLHLGILGILYQMLRARVINPRPFEATTAELRRDIEALGSTTGNDPFSTSTTPHTSNFPTTR